DNA sequence from the Candidatus Zixiibacteriota bacterium genome:
TCAGAACCAGCGCAAATGAGTCATCCATTATGCGCTGCAGATCTTCTTGTATCCGACTTTCAGTCCAGTAATATCCCATTCTATTCTGCACCCACTCGAGGTACGATACTGTCACTCCGCCCGCGTTACACAGGATATCAGGAATTATGAAAGTTCCTTTCTTCTCGAAAATATCGTCCGCCTCGGGCGTTAGGGGGCCGTTAGCGCATTCGGCAATGATCTTCGCCTTTACCCTGCGTGCATTCTTGCTTGTGATCTGATTTTCGAGGGCCGCCGGGATCAGTACATCAACCTGCAGCTCAAGAAGCTTCATCGGATCATCGAGCTTCTCGACCGCGGCCTTCTTCTCGAAGCCTTTCAGCGTCCCGAATCTTGCCACATGTTCGACAGCAAATTCCGGATCAATACCCGATTTCGAATAGAAAGCACCATCAATGTCGGAGATCGCCTGAATTATGCAGCCATCTTTCTTAAGGAGAGTGGCAGCAAACGAACCGGCATTGCCATAGCCTTGAATCGCCACCGTCGCTCCATCGAGACTAATCTTGAGATGCTCGACCGCTCTTCTAACGACATACACCATTCCTTGTGCCGTAGCAGAAGCACGACCTTCAGAGCCACCCAGCGCTACCGGCTTCCCAGTGACCACAGCAGGTATATGGTTGCGGTGATGCATGCTGTATGTGTCCATGAACCAAGCCATCACGCGAGGATTAGTGTTAACATCCGGCGCGGGAACATCGCGATCCGGTCCGAATAAATCGATCAATTCGGCAAAATACCGGCGAGCGAGTCGCTCGAGTTCATGCTCCGAAAGCTTCCTGGGATCGACCACTACTCCGCCCTTGCCCCCGCCCATCGGGATACCGACGACGGCTGACTTATAGGTCATCCAGAACGCAAGAGCCTTTACTTCATCGACGTCGACATCGGGATGGAATCTAACCCCACCCTTTGCAGGACCACGCGCAATATTGTGCTGCACCCGGAACCCAATGAAAATCTCAATCGAACCATCATCCATGCGAACCGGTAGCTTCACTTCGGTAATTCGCCTCGGTTCCTTGATGACCGCGATCTGATTATCTGTAAGCTTGAGAATTCGGGCAGCGCGATCGAACTGCTTCATCGCATTATCGAACGCTGACACCTTGGTCGTTCCGTGCCGACCTACTCTGCCTCTAGCCTTCGTCACGGGCTTTCCTGTAAGCTTCTTCTCTTTCATAATCTCCACTTCCTCAAACGGCCCTATTACCGTATGTGAAATATTTCGCAAATGAAATGTTTTTTCATAGAATGTCAAGCGAAACCGTGAAGATTCGTTGGATTTCTCGGCGAATGTTGAGCATCTCGCTATGACATTTCTGCGCTGTCAGGAACCCTTTCCTGACGGCTCTTTTCAATGCTGGAAGGAAGGGGTTCCTTCCAGCGCGTGTAAGCTGGGGGCCCCACAGCTTGCTGTTGGAATGTGATTAGCAAGCAATCCCACAGCCAAGGGGCTTGTTAATAAGGCACCAAAGTCGCCAATCGTCGTCATCGCGAGGAGCGAGTCGTCGAGCGACGTGGCGATCTCGATCCAGCACGACGCAGGGTGCCCGATGACACGAAAAATGCCAAATAATCCTTGACACTAAGAGGGGGGGGGTAAATTATGAAGTAGACACCGCCATCCACAGATTCATGATAACGCCTGTCATACCGCTCGGCAGGATGTCGGTCTTTGGTTGCATCGAAAAACGGGAGGTGGAGATGAAATCAATTGCGCTTCGATTTCTGCTTGTCATGTGCGGAGCGCTGATAGCGGGGAGCATGGCGTTCGCTCAGGACTACGGAGCACCTGACTCTGCGTACTTCCTTGAACCGACTTTCGCGGACAACGCCTGCACTGATGCAACGGTCGGATTCAAACTCTGGACTAATCACGACCCTGAAGGTTTCGTAGTGTACATAGCATTCGAATTCACGTGGTCGGGAAGCACGTGCATCGATTCCGTGGTGGCGTCACCTCTTCCCTGCCTTCCCCTTCCCGATGAATGCGGTCCGTATGAAGAATTGCTCTACGTCAGCATCGATTGTGATGCAAAACAAGGAACAGTTGAGTATTTCTGCCCCCTAGTGGCGCTCGACTGCGGTGTTCTAATTTGCGAGTTCAAATTGCCCGTACGTCCAGACTCCACAGCACAAATTAACATCGTACCGGGCTCGATCGTGCTTGATACGTGGTATTCTGCCTGGGAACCGGATTATCAGGATCTTGCGGTAACACTCACCGCACCCGCCCCGCCAGCTATGATGTACGGTGATGCTAATGGATCAAGAGCG
Encoded proteins:
- a CDS encoding Glu/Leu/Phe/Val dehydrogenase — translated: MKEKKLTGKPVTKARGRVGRHGTTKVSAFDNAMKQFDRAARILKLTDNQIAVIKEPRRITEVKLPVRMDDGSIEIFIGFRVQHNIARGPAKGGVRFHPDVDVDEVKALAFWMTYKSAVVGIPMGGGKGGVVVDPRKLSEHELERLARRYFAELIDLFGPDRDVPAPDVNTNPRVMAWFMDTYSMHHRNHIPAVVTGKPVALGGSEGRASATAQGMVYVVRRAVEHLKISLDGATVAIQGYGNAGSFAATLLKKDGCIIQAISDIDGAFYSKSGIDPEFAVEHVARFGTLKGFEKKAAVEKLDDPMKLLELQVDVLIPAALENQITSKNARRVKAKIIAECANGPLTPEADDIFEKKGTFIIPDILCNAGGVTVSYLEWVQNRMGYYWTESRIQEDLQRIMDDSFALVLKTSLSYKVPMRTAAFIVGIKRVTEAAELRGLYA